The sequence TAAAGAAAAATTTGCTTTCTTTCccaaaatttgagaaataaagtGATACTGTAACacgctaggaaaaaaaaaaaaaacaaaaaaacaaaaaaaaacactttagagGGGAGCATTCACTGTCACGTAAACTAAAGCCTAGTTTTTTTCAAAAACCACATTTTAATAACTTTCTGCATATTTTAACTGTTATCTTACTAAATATCAAGTCTTCTTGCCATTGTCACAAGCAAAGTATAAGCCTAACTCATTAAGTAAAACCACttttataataacttttaaacATACTTACTTATCTCTGTCTGTTTTATAGATCCGTGCAATCTCTGGCACTAGGGGGTCATCTGGGTTTGGATCACATAGCAGTGAACAAATGGATAAAAGAactgcaagaaaacaaaaatgtctgttacccagtttcaggaGTTTGGATAAATAAATCTTTCTAAACGGTGTATTACAAACCTCAATCCTCAAAAGACTTATTAGTTTGTATCTCTATCTCAATGAGACATAGTTTTACAAAGATTTTGTTTCATAGACGACAAGCTCCTGGTAAGCAAGAAGTGCTAAAAACAAGGTTTTGTGGCATCAGATTCACTGCTGACTAGCCATAAAAATAGTTTAAGATAGGCAACTGATgccatatttatatatatatattttaaataggcATAAATGATATTAGAACTTAGGGGTTTGTTGGTACtctgtgtgggtgggtgtggggggaCTTTAGCAAGAATATGCAGGTAACACTCATGCCACATTCACAGCTGTTAGGAATGACGAAAAATCCATTCTTTGCCATTGTCTTGGGAATTTCTGAGAAAAACCTTCAAGTACTCCACTAAATGTTTTGTCTCCTTGAACTTGTAAGCAAGAAACTATATTCCCAAGAGTACTAGTTAAATACAACAATGCCAAAATCTCTTTAGTACTAAGTGAGTCACCAGCTCTAGTTCTTACCTTAACCAGTTCAACATACTGATGTATAAGATGTCAAGCATTAAGGAATATAGACTGCATTCACTTTGAGTGCCTGTTAGTGCCAGTCACCATATATGGTGCTGTTATAAAATGTTAAGATATAAACGCTTGAAATGGTTCTGAccgattttttttaaaaaaagcaatagTATAAAAAAGACAACACTGtcacataaatttatatttactgaCTATAGCAAATTTAATTTCAAACCCAGATACAGcagaacaaatataaaattatctaaCATAGGAGACCTGGCTATATAATAACTCACAGAAAAAAGGTAGCTTCAGTTGTGAATGACTGCTAGTTTAATAAGTTAGCAAAGTATGGCTGCCAAAAAAGCAAGTTGTTTTAATGACAAAACAATACCAATTCAATCTGCCTTTACAGAAACAGTTTTCAGTGTTACAGTACATTCCCAGCAGTAGAAAAACTTGGAAGCTGATATTCAGGTACGGAACATGGTTTGAAAAGAAATTGGAAAGCATCCAAGAGGGTgaaaaacaggtttaaaattttaagaacacTTGAATTATGGCAGCATCTGCCcaagttgtttctttttctcccttaaaTGATTCTACTCAAtaaagtttgggaaatgctgctgCTACAGAGTAGTCCCTCCATGAGATTCAAGTGCAGTATATAAGCAGATTAAACTTTTATACAATGCTTTGCCTTCTGAAAAAGCTGTTTTGTACTTACTGAACtcataaaatcataaaacaatTAATGGTGAAATACTATTAATTATTACAACTCCACCTAGGATATTCATGCAAAGACTGGACAGCCTGTTACATATAACGGATGCCTATTAAAAGTAGGAGACCAGAATTGAGCTACAGATCTCAGATTATACAACTTTAGACTGTCATTAGGTAGAAACAACCTATCATGGTTACATAACACATTACTAAAGATTTGTGTAAAAATTAACCCAGGAAAGCAAAATCAGATTTTTCCTAGAGTGGAAACCTCAGGATTCAAAAGCTCTATTAAGTTTAGGTATATTATACCATTCTTGGTAAAAAGGCAACAAGTTAGCGTGAGACGTCCAAGTGGTTTGGGATTGAAAAATACAGAAgtcaattaaaacaaattttgctATTATAAGATGAGATGAAGGTAACTCATTAGGCAAATAATGCCTACCCACCCCAATTTGAATTTTAACAACTTCTTACAAAGTATCTTTAATCACCACCACCTAGaagaacaaaaatgataaaaataactttattgctTCCCCATCTCTTACCAAAAAGCTGGCATAATAAAAATACTCAGATAAGTAGATCTAAGAAtgaaattttattagaaaatgagAACAATTTAAGACTATTTCACTAGAAGTATTTTTACCTTTAGAAATTGTTAAAGCAGGCGACCACTGTGATCTTAGAATATCGAGACAAATGCTGCCATTACTGTTAATATTTGGATGATAAATTCTTGTTGTAAATGCAAcctaaaacaaaaacttttaagtattttattcaaataaaaacaaacatcttttaaagcaaaacttaaaataatcaaGTCACAATGTTAAAAATGTCATCCATTAGCATACAAGTTCTAAATATCATAGAAACTGGTTTTTACAATCTGACCATAACCCCCCTGCCTCCTCTCTTTAAAATAGAAACCTGAACTTTTGGATAAAAATTTCATTACTCATGTGATGTAAAGTTCTAAAGGCTACTTTGGCCCTACCACGTCATGAATCAAAGGgcaatttaaatgtatttaacacATTCATTTAAAACAGCCCTAACTTTTGGATGTAACCAAAATTTGTAGACCATCTCATTTAAAGTTTCATTAAGTTACACAGGTACGCATGAGTCTTCATTTCCACTGTACATAAAACAGAAACTTGAATCACAAAAATGGAAACCATCACAAATTGCACCTGTAATGTTACTAAAGACTGTTATAGTGACATGTTTATGACCTTTGTATATTACCTTCTCTGATTACTCATACACGTTGAATTTATGTTAATGACTGAAAGTCAAGGATAATATGCTTTTAATACTTATAAACCAATCAACTCAGTGCACTAAGCAACTCCAAGTTTTCATAAATTTATACTTACGTATACAAAACTATAAGCATAATAAGCATATGTTGTAACAATACATGCAAATATAAATTGAAGTTGGACATTTGATGCCTACAAGACGACAAAAGCCCAAAATCAGAATCTGTGTAACAATAAAACAGATGAGGGGGGAGCTTCCACATGGTCTGAATCTTGCAACATTAAGGAAAAGGCAAACCTTATCCCTATTTACAAAGTTCAAACTGAGGTCTAGCTCTTTAAACCAAAGTTTAAGAGTCAGCATCTATACCTCAGTGCCTCAATTCAACATATATATTCAGCCTAGGCAGAACCCTATCGTCCAAGAATGCTCTATTCCTTTGAAATAAACCATAAATCTATACTAACAGATTGTGAGGGAAAATACTTGCCTTAGGTGGTTTGAAGGGGTAGTCTGTAGGAAAATGAATTGTCAAAAAGAATACACCGCCTTGATATGGGCTGTCATtctgtaaaaagaaaagtatgcttaactgaaatttaaaatattattgctaAATATTCTGTAACGTTTGTTTCCAAGCATTTCTCTAATAATGAACCAAAATCACTTATTTACACTGTAATAAACAGTCCATGAAAATTCAGTCtatagtaatagaaaaaaaaaaaacacttaaaacttACACAGGTcaccaaaatgattttttaaaaagttatcaagAAACACAAGTATTCTAGATCTCAATTCTCAGAGGAAAAAGTACACATAGCAATAAAGCCTGCATCATCACCTTTCAGAATaatctgtaaataaaattttacatgtgTAGATTATTTCTTCCAATAGTCAAATGTGTACAAATGGCTTTACAACAGTCCATTCTGCCCACTGGCAAACCAAATGTAAGCTATCCCAGGTAACTAACACACACCACCTTCAAGAGGAGAACAGAGAAAAGCCTAAGCTTCTCATTTTTCATCAATACCAGAAAATACATTGTCCCTATTTTAtgcatgagaaaaatgaggcttaAAGAACTTAGTCTAGTGTACAAATGGTAAATGATAGAACCAAGATTCAAACACAATTCTTTTGAAGACCACTTAATGACCAGATACTGACCTACTTGGGAATTTGAAGCTAAAATGTGGAATGCCTAACTGCCTCTGAGTATGCAAAGAACCAATCCAAAGACATGTTTTAAAACTTACATGAACTGGGTTTTTACCAACACTCACTCCCCTCTATTAGAAAGGCTTTGTATATACAGCTATATGAGCCTTTCACTATGCCCATCCTGGATGTCAAGCACATAAAAAATAGgcccaggctgggcgcggtggctcaagcctgtaatcccagcactttgggaggccgagacgggcggatcactaggtcaggagatcgagaccatcctggctaacacggtgaaaccccgtctctactaaaaaatacaaaaaactagccgggcgaggtggcgggcgcctgtagtcccagctactcaggaggctgagacaggagaatggcggcgtaaacccgggaggcggagcttgcagtgagctgagatccggccactgcactccagcccgggctacagagcaagactccgtctcaaaaaaaaaaaaaaaaaaaaaaaaaaaaaaaaaaaaaaaaataggcctgACACTAACACAGCTCATCTAATTCCTACCCTTctgtaaaataattaaacattagTTCAATTAATCTAACCCCTTGCTATACACTGTATATGTGTAAGGGATCcaaagagcattttttttttatctttatgagCTTAAACTCTGATAGACATGTAAAGTAactgcaatgaaatattataggTATCATGAAATATGAACAAGGGACATGTGGAGCTCAAAGAAGAAAGGTCAATTAATTAATGAAGAATCAGGTTCAAAGAAATACACAACTAGTAAATGGAagagcttttgtttgtttgtctgagacggagtctcactctgtcgcccaggtttaagtgtagtggcgcaatctcggctcactgaaacctctgcctcctgggttcaagcaactctcctaccttagtctccctagtagctgggattacaggaatgcatcaccacacccagctaatttctgtctttttagtagagactgggtttcaccgtgttgaccaggctggtcttgtggcctcctgatcttgtgatccacctgtctcggcctcccaaaatgtggagattataggcatgagccaccatgcccagccagagctTCTATTTAAATTGAGTCCTCCTCCAACTCCCaagttttcccttctttttcttggtgggggtggagggggggaATGGGAACGGGACGGGGGACAAACAAGACACAGATTATTGTCTTGCTGTGTttgtgttgcccaagcttgagtaaaatggcacaacctcagctcactgcaagctccgcctcccaggttcaagagactcttctgcctcagccacctcggtagcttggattacaggtgcaccaacatgcccagctaattttttatttttagtagagatgcggtttcaccatgttggctgaaCTCTAacccctgaccccaggtgatctgcctgcctcagcctcccaaagtgctgggattacaggtataagccaccgtgcccagccccttttcatattttctgtaaaatatggAACTAGAAAACCACTCCAGTCACTTAGAATGTGACCTGAGTTTATTAGATTAACGTATCTTTGTTAAATACAGTTATATTAACTTTGAATAGATGCTTCAAATAGCATATAGTTTCACCTGATCTGATACTAtacaaaacagtttttttctgtgtaaaatTAACAACTTAAGGGAatctcaaagttttttttttttttttgagacagggtcttgctctgtcgcccaggctggagtgcagtggcacaatcttggctcactgcaatcctctgcctcctgggatcaggtgattctcccacctcagcctcctgagtagctggaactacaggagtgagccagcacagtcagctaattgtttttgtctttttagtagagatggaattttttttgtctttttagttgaggatggtctcaaactgctgagctccagtgatccacccaccttggcctcccaaagttttgggattacagttgtgagccaccacccctggccccaAACACTGAAGTTTTAATAACCCAATTCCAGAAGTTCTTTGTAAGCTTTCATTTCAATTTTCATAAAATCAAATGCTGTCTACGATGCTTCTGAAATAAAGGCAATCTGCTGATGGGATTTAGGCAAAgccaaatttcattttgtttgttcaaAGAAAGAACTTTATAAAGAAGGCAAAATATTTCAATGTTACAATTTAACACTAAAGTTCTGCCATACCAAAGAGGAAGAACTACAAGGTTTAGAGATAATGAAACTAGGCCATATAAAAAAATGAGACCCTATGATATTTAAATTCTATTATGGATCAGCAGGAAACTacaccaaaagaaacaaaaccccgAAGAATAAGGAACACCGTGATCAGCAAATCGACTAAAATCTTCCAAGTCCAGAATTTATATTAGATTTCTTCAGAAACCTTCTACCTGTTTTGCTCTCATCAGGGCAAAGTTGCTTCCTCACAGTGCCTCAGCTCTTCCGTGGCAATAAAAtgttggtattcttttttttttctttttttttctaaagtggtgctgtcgcccaggctggagtgcagtggcgtgatct is a genomic window of Macaca mulatta isolate MMU2019108-1 chromosome 5, T2T-MMU8v2.0, whole genome shotgun sequence containing:
- the UBE2D3 gene encoding ubiquitin-conjugating enzyme E2 D3 isoform X4, translating into MFHWQATIMGPNDSPYQGGVFFLTIHFPTDYPFKPPKVAFTTRIYHPNINSNGSICLDILRSQWSPALTISKVLLSICSLLCDPNPDDPLVPEIARIYKTDRDKYNRISREWTQKYAM
- the UBE2D3 gene encoding ubiquitin-conjugating enzyme E2 D3 isoform X1, whose amino-acid sequence is MALKRINKELSDLARDPPAQCSAGPVGDDMFHWQATIMGPNDSPYQGGVFFLTIHFPTDYPFKPPKVAFTTRIYHPNINSNGSICLDILRSQWSPALTISKVLLSICSLLCDPNPDDPLVPEIARIYKTDRDKYNRLAREWTEKYAML
- the UBE2D3 gene encoding ubiquitin-conjugating enzyme E2 D3 isoform X2, which translates into the protein MALKRINKELSDLARDPPAQCSAGPVGDDMFHWQATIMGPNDSPYQGGVFFLTIHFPTDYPFKPPKVAFTTRIYHPNINSNGSICLDILRSQWSPALTISKVLLSICSLLCDPNPDDPLVPEIARIYKTDRDKYNRISREWTQKYAM
- the UBE2D3 gene encoding ubiquitin-conjugating enzyme E2 D3 isoform X3, yielding MFHWQATIMGPNDSPYQGGVFFLTIHFPTDYPFKPPKVAFTTRIYHPNINSNGSICLDILRSQWSPALTISKVLLSICSLLCDPNPDDPLVPEIARIYKTDRDKYNRLAREWTEKYAML